From one Anopheles cruzii chromosome 3, idAnoCruzAS_RS32_06, whole genome shotgun sequence genomic stretch:
- the LOC128271942 gene encoding voltage-dependent calcium channel subunit alpha-2/delta-3: MRLPGAGSASRKFLLGSILCLLWIKLPDQPVSASVETEIMEKWADNFGEELWELAQTMTKAMEITAKYKAYNARVEHKDGTALIKSIVENVGLMFIRKMDAIKCIINQAEYMSERFSYNETMAETFEYYSSKYSNIDGRPEPEIPETLQENQWMYRNMSLNSDTHFFNISVNTDYSSVHVPQNVYDRYPWVLEALQWSESLDEVFMQNYQSDPALSWQYFGSYTGMLRHYPALEWNREHVDTFDCRKRSWYIETATCSKDIVILLDNSGSMTGYRNYIAQLTVKSILDTFSNNDFINIYKYSNDVDPLIPCFQDMLVQATPENMRFFNEYVRELLPEGYANVKKAFIAAFELLQKYREIRRCNESVSGCNQAIMLITDGVPSNITEVFEAYNWYENGTKIPVRVFTYLLGREVTKVREIQWMACLNRGYYSHIQSLDEVQEEVLKYVSVIATPLVLQGVEHPPTWTHAFTDTAENLLTEAHEDEPPRLMIAVGAPAYDRKANHYNETRTARLLGVAGTDIPVEDLDELTLPYKLGVNGYSFIVSNNGYVLMHPDLRPVYNGRLKENYNSIDLTEIEQIYDENITRQVEDMTGREMSPLILELRQHLVDSKFGNMTKLPVRFHYDKMRRVSLEYQDYYYAPLENTPFSLGLVLPHDYGSTWIKVGDEIKRNQHMGINISDFFVGDNWKVHPEWVYCKYHYLEGHEFKTPEDELSHFLVRLYEPTWKFSQQYEPEPEDFDQDSDEPNCGRKTLDDDAYYCNKELVQLLIFDAKVTNNSYSKWEFEDDHKRKIIEMYNATLRFVATMSGLTRWQFIFGEVEVDTDSEFGDYHQKAIDETWYRSAILQHKIDPKSFVYSVPHESDPPEDGELKVTASMAIFPRDGGLEAPGCVTGFQFSHSLMYDRFMEITSKTTCDGCIETCASDSRDCYVIDNNGYVVLSKTANHTGMFFGEIEGSIMQSMVDKEIFIMISVFDLQGLCEHEKVVENDAMALMHPVKLVMLGLKWLIAEVAIMLSRADFWVHGIPSHDYGGHEYEDYDEARPAKPKKIHVDEEEEYFNRPKEIKTDIVYEPCDKKANLYVMQQDKFIKGEGFFYEPPPPSLDSLLYPPYFAKRIPRSNLLMIIVENEYQAEKVILSAAPEVIYHNDTDGLPCVKTKLNFLPRRRLEECYTEHPDEERVAQCGRGSRLAIQLTVVISTLVSLLLSRCAQTLVQF, translated from the exons ATGCGACTGCCTGGTGCTGGCTCGGCCAGCAGGAAGTTTCTGCTGGGCAGCATACTTTGCCTTTTATGGATAAAATTACCCGACCAGCCCGTCAGCGCCTCggtggaaacggaaat CATGGAAAAGTGGGCCGACAACTTTGGGGAAGAGCTGTGGGAGCTGGCACAAACGATGACAAAGGCGATGGAAATTACGGCG AAATACAAAGCTTACAATGCTCGGGTCGAGCACAAGGATGGTACGGCGCTGATCAAGTCCATCGTCGAGAACGTGGGTTTGATGTTTATCCGCAAAATGGACGCGATCAAATGCATCATCAACCAAGCGGAGTACATGTCGGAACGGTTTAGCTACAATGAAACGATGGCCGAAACCTTCGAGTATTACTCCAGCAAGTACTCGAAT ATCGATGGCCGACCGGAACCAGAAATACCGGAGACGCTACAGGAGAACCAGTGGATGTACCGCAACATGTCACTCAACTCGGACACGCACTTCTTCAACATCTCCGTCAACACGGACTACAGCTCGGTGCACGTGCCGCAGAACGTGTACGATCGCTACCCGTGGGTGCTGGAGGCCCTCCAGTGGTCCGAGTCGCTGGACGAGGTGTTCATGCAGAACTACCAGTCTGATCCGGCCCTATCGTGGCAGTACTTTGGCTCGTACACGGGCATGTTGCGCCACTACCCGGCCCTCGAGTGGAACCGCGAGCACGTGGATACGTTCGACTGTCGGAAGCGCTCGTGGTACATCGAAACGGCCACCTGCTCGAAGGACATCGTGATACTGCTCGATAATTCCGGCTCGATGACGGGCTACCGAAACTACATCGCGCAGCTAACCGTGAAGAGCATACTGGACACTTTTTCGAATAAcgattttataaacatttacaAATACTCGAACGATGTGGATCCCCTAATTCCGTGCTTTCAG GACATGTTGGTTCAAGCCACACCGGAGAACATGCGCTTCTTCAACGAGTACGTCCGAGAGCTGCTACCGGAGGGGTATGCCAATGTGAAGAAGGCTTTCATTGCGGCGTTCGAACTGCTGCAGAAG TACCGTGAAATTCGTCGCTGCAACGAATCGGTAAGTGGCTGCAACCAGGCCATCATGCTCATCACCGACGGAGTGCCAAGTAACATCACGGAGGTATTTGAGGCGTACAATTGGTACGAGAACGGTACCAAGATACCGGTGCGTGTCTTCACCTATCTGCTTGGCCGCGAAGTGACCAAGGTGCGCGAGATCCAGTGGATGGCCTGCCTGAACCGGGGCTACTACTCGCACATTCAATCGCTGGACGAGGTACAAGAGGAGGTGCTGAAGTATGTAAGCGTGATAGCGACCCCGCTGGTGCTGCAGGGTGTCGAGCATCCACCGACCTGGACACACGCcttcaccgacaccgcc GAAAATCTTCTAACGGAGGCCCATGAAGATGAGCCTCCGCGGCTCATGATAGCCGTCGGTGCGCCAGCATACGATCGAAAGGCCAACCACTACAATGAAACACGAACGGCCCGTTTGCTCGGTGTGGCCGGCACAGACATTCCCGTCGAGGATCTGGACGAGCTGACGTTACCGTACAAGCTGGGCGTCAACGGGTACTCGTTCATTGTCAGCAACAACGGGTACGTCCTGATGCATCCGGATCTGCGTCCCGTTTACAACGGCCGGTTGAAGGAGAACTACAACAGTATCGACCTGACCGAGATCGAGCAGATATACGATGAAAACATTACGCGCCAGGTCGAAGATATGACGGGGCGTGAGATGAGTCCGCTGATACTGGAACTGCGGCAGCATCTGGTCGACTCGAAGTTTGGCAACATGACCAAGCTGCCGGTGCGCTTCCACTACGACAAAATGCGACGGGTTTCGCTAGAATACCAGGACTACTACTACGCCCCGCTGGAAAATACTCCGTTCTCGCTGGGCCTGGTACTGCCGCACGATTACGGCAGTACCTGGATAAAGGTGGGCGACGAGATCAAGCGCAACCAGCACATGGGTATCAACATTTCCGACTTCTTCGTCGGCGACAACTGGAAGGTTCATCCGGAGTG GGTCTACTGTAAGTACCACTACCTCGAAGGACACGAGTTTAAGACGCCCGAGGACGAACTGAGCCACTTTCTGGTGCGACTGTACGAGCCAACGTGGAAGTTTTCGCAACAatacgaaccggaaccggaggatTTTGATCAGGATTCCGATGAAC CCAACTGTGGCCGCAAAACGCTCGATGACGATGCGTACTACTGCAACAAGGAACTGGTGCAGCTACTGATCTTCGACGCCAAAGTAACCAACAACAGTTACAGCAAGTGGGAGTTTGAGGACGACCATAAGCGCAAGATCATCGAGATGTACAATGCAACGCTTCGGTTTGTGGCCACCATGAGCGGGCTCACCCGGTGGCAGTTTATCTTCGGTGAGGTCGAGGTGGACACGGACAGCGAGTTTGGCGATTACCACCAGAAGGCGATCGACGAAACGTGGTACAGGAGTGCCATCCTGCAGCATAAGATCGACCCAAAGAGCTTTGTGTACTCGGTGCCGCACGAATCGGACCCACCTGAAGACGGCGAGCTGAAGGTGACGGCCAGCATGGCAATCTTCCCGCGCGACGGTGGTCTGGAGGCGCCCGGCTGTGTGACGGGCTTTCAGTTTTCACACTCGCTCATGTACGATCGGTTCATGGAGATCACTTCAAAAACGACG TGCGACGGCTGCATTGAGACGTGTGCCTCCGATTCCCGGGATTGCTACGTGATCGACAATAACGGATACGTGGTGTTGTCGAAAACCGCGAACCACACGGGCATGTTTTTTGGCGAGATCGAAGGCTCTATTATGCAGTCGATGGTGGACAAGGAGATCTTCATCATGATCTCCGTGTTCGATCTGCAAGGACTGTGCGAGCACGAGAAAGTTGTCGAAAACGATGCCATGGCGTTGATGCAC CCGGTAAAGCTGGTGATGCTAGGACTGAAGTGGCTGATTGCGGAAGTAGCTATCATGTTGTCCCGGGCTGACTTTTGGGTGCACGGCATACCTAGTCACGATTACGGTGGAC ACGAGTACGAGGATTACGACGAGGCACGCCCTGCCAAGCCGAAGAAAATACACGTCGATGAAGAGGAGGAATACTTCAACCGACCGAAAGAGATCAAAACCGATATCGTATACGAGCCGTGTGATAAGAAGGCCAATCTGTACGTGATGCAGCAGGACAAGTTTATCAAGGGTGAAGGATTTTTCTACGAACCTCCTCCGCCATCGCTGGATAG TCTTCTGTACCCACCGTACTTTGCCAAGCGGATTCCCCGGTCCAATCTGCTGATGATCATCGTGGAGAACGAGTATCAGGCAGAGAAAGTGATCCTCTCCGCGGCACCGGAGGTGATCTACCACAACGATACCGACGGTTTGCCGTGCGTGAAGACTAAACTCAACTTTCTTCCCCGCCGACGTTTGGAAGAGTGCTACACGGAGCACCCAGAC GAGGAACGGGTGGCCCAGTGTGGCAGAGGATCCCGCCTAGCTATTCAACTGACTGTAGTGATATCGACTCTTGTGTCACTGTTGTTATCTCGATGTGCCCAAACTCTAGTCCAATTTTAA
- the LOC128271004 gene encoding uncharacterized protein LOC128271004, with protein sequence MCFRVVDGCLRQPEWWHSRVLRSMDSMNHVYCNSATATVAAAVTVTSSPMTATTTTVVASPGVTMPTATVIESAASCASSTTTGGSPPVMFDEDALPELPPIDDDDEPEEEEEEDQDMEDGEDDDDMPDDDDPDEDPSDGDDFSANASLSALNEVKQMQSILLLHLDLIQEQGDQILTKDKVIIKLKDENELLRHQLEQANKRLTMALLQLQQLGQPVPHELQQQLQKPPKAEGTVSPLTIRSQMENGRLKAVVLKNSSTAGSSQSPPSSSSVSSTVLDTALQPAHSSSPLRNSEVSSTVSLIKEEPVEVLSPSMADGEPSMAAYYADVEIKAENNEVDGEIFLNYSKSDDDESASPPSSFGEDEREDEDPESLTEGDARVPVVDQGCYASNDGDSPMQYTSDDLSNEVCLPGGGEDSESVFVPMIKMECTDEPQLLGGYDHEAERNAQDSSDVEQDEPLVESSAKVEEGPPADNKHSIRLVTMMAGDQNPTTTTTESERLTGHEQPKEESNEPSAASSSNNNSNHSNSNSIHYNPHCGSSGGNSSDGSLVKQQGSRCGKSGIGTNATAYMVTRKQYISCNWKDDAIASELERLLSNGAAELEIPSWSVIEESESSVPGSPSSDDVPLAEEIRSRENITDEAYLKRHTKLEIDERRRKKWDVQRIREQKHIERLKKRQLKELPAEQDAPKAISTFYPTVETLKHVVVTDDVPVQAFGELIPLLPASGFSLPWHQVKSNGGAGGSGGGPSSCSSSLAPSLLSLSSCFANPSTSSSLLPALSSSDVHHRSEHRQHHPYLQPVPPPPPPPSSGPSIPHSSGFGSAASFESKTKFLHRLAPSLLAQKQRFTKRMKKEV encoded by the exons ATGTGTTTCCGTGTGGTGGACGGGTGTTTGCGGCAACCAGAGTGGTGGCACAGCAGGGTGCTCCGCAGTATGGACAGTATGAACCACGTTTACTGCaattccgccaccgccaccgtggccgccgccgtaacAGTGACATCATCACCGATGACCGCGACCacgaccaccgtcgtcgcttCGCCGGGCGTTACGATGCCAACGGCAACCGTGATCGAGTCGGCTGCGTCGTGTGCGTCGTCAACAACCACCGGCGGATCGCCGCCGGTGATGTTCGACGAGGACGCCCTGCCCGAACTGCCTCCGattgatgacgacgacgagccggaggaagaagaagaagaagatcaGGACATGGAGGAtggcgaggacgacgacgacatgcccgatgacgacgatccGGACGAGGATCCATCCGATGGGGACGACTTTTCGGCCAATGCTTCGTTGAGTGCGCTCAACGAGGTGAAGCAGATGCAATCGATCCTGCTGCTCCACTTGGACCTCATCCAGGAACAGGGCGATCAGATTCTAACCAAAGACAAGGTGATCATCAAGCTGAAGGACGAGAACGAACTGTTGCGCCACCAGCTGGAGCAGGCGAACAAGCGCCTTACGATGGCCctgctgcaactgcagcaactGGGACAACCGGTACCACACGAGCTGCAACAACAGCttca AAAACCACCGAAAGCGGAAGGAACGGTATCGCCGCTTACGATTCGCAGCCAGATGGAGAACGGTCGGTTGAAGGCGGTCGTCCTGAAGAACTCATCAACCGCCGGCTCGTCCCAGTCGCCACCCTCCTCGTCATCCGTTTCGTCCACCGTGCTGGATACCGCCCTGCAGCCCGCGCATTCGTCTTCGCCGCTCCGCAACTCGGAGGTCAGCAGCACGGTGTCGCTAATCAAGGAGGAACCGGTGGAAGTATTGTCCCCCTCGATGGCTGACGGTGAACCATCGATGGCCGCATACTACGCGGACGTCGAAATTAAAGCCGAAAACAACGAGGTCGATGGAGAAATCTTTCTCAACTACTCCAAATCGGACGACGATGAATCGGCTTCGCCACCGTCGAGTTTCGGTGAGGATGAGCGCGAAGACGAGGACCCGGAGTCACTGACCGAAGGGGACGCGCGGGTTCCGGTGGTCGACCAAGGATGCTACGCATCGAACGATGGCGACAGTCCGATGCAGTACACAAGTGACGATCTGTCCAACGAAGTGTGTTTGCCGGGTGGTGGGGAAGACTCCGAATCGGTCTTCGTTCCGATGATAAAGATGGAGTGCACCGATGAGCCACAACTCTTGGGAGGGTACGATCACGAAGCCGAACGAAACGCACAGGATAGCAGCGACGTTGAGCAGGACGAACCACTGGTAGAAAGTTCCGCCAAAGTGGAGGAAGGGCCACCGGCTGATAACAAGCACTCGATACGGCTGGTAACGATGATGGCTGGGGATCAAAacccaacgacgacaacgacggaaTCGGAGCGTTTGACAGGCCATGAGCAACCGAAAGAAGAAAGCAACGAACCGAGCGCCGCTAGCAGCAGTAATAACAACAGTAATCACAGTAACTCTAACAGCATTCACTACAACCCGCACTGTGGCTCTTCCGGTGGGAACTCATCAGATGGCAGTTTGGTGAAGCAGCAGGGATCACGGTGTGGCAAATCGGGGATCGGTACCAATGCGACAGCTTACATGGTCACCCGGAAGCAGTATATCAGCTGCAACTGGAAGGACGATGCGATCGCCAGCGAGCTCGAGCGGCTCCTGTCGAACGGGGCGGCCGAGCTTGAGATACCGTCGTGGAGTGTAATCGAGGAGAGCGAATCGTCCGTTCCAGGGAGCCCGAGCTCGGACGATGTGCCACTCGCCGAAGAGATCCGGTCACGGGAAAACATCACCGACGAAGCGTACCTAAAGCGCCACACAAAGCTGGAGATCGACGAACGGCGCCGCAAGAAGTGGGACGTACAGCGGATACGCGAGCAGAAGCACATCGAGCGGCTAAAGAAGCGCCAGCTGAAGGAGCTACCGGCCGAGCAGGACGCACCGAAAGCGATCAGCACGTTTTATCCGACGGTTGAAACGCTCAAGCACGTCGTCGTTACGGACGATGTTCCGGTTCAAGCGTTCGGTGAGCTCATCCCTCTGCTGCCCGCATCAGGCTTCAGCCTTCCGTGGCACCAAGTGAAGTCGAACGGAGGCGCCGGAgggtccggtggtgggccaTCGTCGTGTTCGTCCTCACTCGCTCCATCACTGCTATCGTTGTCCTCTTGTTTTGCAAATccctccaccagcagcagcttacTACCTGCACTGTCCTCGTCGGATGTGCACCATCGGAGCGagcatcgtcagcatcatcCCTACTTGCAGccggtaccaccaccaccaccgccgccgtcgtcgggtccAAGCATACCACATAGTAGTGGGTTCGGATCGGCGGCCAGCTTCGAATCGAAAACCAAATTCCTGCACCGACTGGCACCGAGTTTGCTGGCACAAAAGCAGCGCTTCACGAAGCGCATGAAAAAGGAAGTTTAA